The Bradyrhizobium betae genomic interval GCCCTTCGGCCGCTTGTCGGTGATCGCCTGACCTTCGATCATGTAGAACACGGTCTCGGCGATGTTGGTGGCGTGATCGCCGATGCGCTCGATGTTCTTGGCGCAGAACATCAGATGGATGCAGAACGAGATGTTGCGCGGATCCTCCATCATGTAGGTCAGGAGCTCGCGGAACAGCGAGGTGCAGATGGCATCGACTTCCTCGTCGCCCTTCCACACCGCCATCGCCGCCGGCAGATCGTGCGCGGCATAGGCGTCCAGCACCGACTTGACCTGCTGCTGCACGAGGTCGGTCATGTGCTCGAGACCGCGGAACAGCTTGAGCGGATGGAAATCCGTCTCCAGCGCCGCGACGCGCTTGCCCATGTTCTTGGCGAGGTCGCCGATGCGCTCGAGATCGGTCGCGACGCGCATCGCGCCGACGATCTCGCGCAAATCGACCGCCATCGGCTGGCGGCGCGCGATTGTGAGCACGGCGCGCTCCTCGATCTTCTTCTGCA includes:
- the phoU gene encoding phosphate signaling complex protein PhoU, which codes for MGTEHTAKAFDTDLQELTRLVAEMGGIAERMIVDSVDALIRRDVALGQRVVTIDAELDALQKKIEERAVLTIARRQPMAVDLREIVGAMRVATDLERIGDLAKNMGKRVAALETDFHPLKLFRGLEHMTDLVQQQVKSVLDAYAAHDLPAAMAVWKGDEEVDAICTSLFRELLTYMMEDPRNISFCIHLMFCAKNIERIGDHATNIAETVFYMIEGQAITDKRPKGDMTTFATTIPNT